A genomic segment from Fodinicola acaciae encodes:
- the hpt gene encoding hypoxanthine phosphoribosyltransferase, producing MYEADIERVVVSEEEIRAKTVELAKQIAADYGETEPLLVGVLKGAVMFMADFARALPVPTQLEFMAVSSYGASTSSSGVVRILKDLDSDIAGRHVLVVEDIIDSGLTLSWLLRNLAARNPASVEVVTLLRKPEAIKVPVDVRYVGFDIPNEFVVGYGLDYNERYRDLPYVGVLKPAVYAR from the coding sequence TTGTACGAAGCAGACATCGAGCGGGTGGTGGTCTCCGAGGAGGAGATCCGCGCCAAGACCGTGGAGCTCGCGAAGCAGATCGCGGCCGACTACGGCGAGACCGAGCCGCTGCTGGTCGGGGTACTCAAAGGCGCCGTGATGTTCATGGCCGACTTCGCCCGCGCGCTGCCGGTGCCGACGCAGCTGGAGTTCATGGCGGTGTCCAGCTACGGCGCCTCGACCTCCTCCTCCGGGGTCGTACGCATCCTCAAGGACCTCGACTCCGACATCGCCGGCCGGCACGTGCTGGTGGTGGAGGACATCATCGACTCCGGCCTCACGCTGTCCTGGCTGCTGCGCAACCTGGCCGCCCGCAACCCGGCCTCGGTCGAGGTGGTGACGCTGCTGCGCAAGCCGGAGGCGATCAAGGTGCCGGTGGACGTACGGTATGTCGGCTTCGACATCCCCAACGAGTTCGTCGTCGGCTATGGCCTGGACTACAACGAGCGTTACCGTGACCTGCCCTACGTCGGCGTCCTCAAGCCGGCCGTGTACGCACGCTGA